Sequence from the Corallococcus sp. EGB genome:
GCGCAGGTTGCGGCCCGTCCCGAGGAAGCCGTGCAGCATCACCGTGAGCACGTCGCCCGTGCCCACCTGGAAACTTTCGAGCACCACGCCACCACCACCTTGTGTCGCATGCCTTGACCTGGGGGCACGCCTGCCGCTTCATACCGCGAAGCCCCCTTTCGTCGAGGTGAACCCGATGGCATCCGTCTCCTGGTTGTTGCTGGCGCTCGGCGCCAACCCCGTCGCTGCTCCGGCCGCGGCCCAGGCTCCGGCAGACCCGAAGGTCGCGGTGGCCACGGTGCTGGACGACTGGCACCGCGCGGCCGCGGTGGCGAACGAGGCGCGCTACTTCGCGTACTTCACCCCGGACGCGGTCTTCATGGGCACGGACGGGGAGGAGCGCTGGACGGTGGACCAGTTCCGCGCGTGGGCGAAGCCCTACTTCACCAAGGGGCAGGCCTGGTCGTTCAAGTCGGTGTCCCGCAACGTGTTCTTCTCCAAGGACGGCCAGCTGGCCTGGTTCGACGAGTCGTTGGATACGCCCAACCTGGGCCCCGCGCGCGGCAGCGGCGTGCTGGTGAAGGACGCGTCCGGCTGGAAGATCGCCCAGTACAACCTCTCCGTCCCCATCCCCAACGACTTGATGGGCGAGGTGACGAACCGCATCGCCACGTACTCCAAGGCCAAGGTGGCCACACCGTCCGCGCCAGCACAGAAGCCTGCCCAGGCGCCCACCCCGCCGCCCGCGAAGGCGTCCGCGAAGAAGCCCTGACGCTTGCCTGCCTGCGTCATGGCCCGGCTCCATGACAGAACCATGACAAACGCATGGCGGAGCTGAGGCCCTCCGTGACGTCCTACGCTGTAGGTTGGCGTCCTTCGCTGCTCTGTACTGGAGGCCCCAACGCATGCGTGTCATCACCCCCGACCTTCTTGTCGCGGCCGTGACGGAACTCTCCCGGGGATCGAAGCTGGTCCGACTGAAGGACGTTCTGGCGTGGTGTGAGTGGAACGGGGTGGATGCCCAGGGAGATGGCCTCCGGAACCAGGCGCTGTGGGAAGCGGAGCGCGCCGAGGTCCGGGGGCAGCACCGGCTGCTGAAGTTCAAGAGCGGCGAGTGCAAGCAGTCCCGGCTGGGGTGGGCGCTCATCGCCCATGGAGCCAAGGCGCGGGAGCTGGCGACGGACCTGCGCTGGTGTGAACAGGTGTGGAATGGCGTGGACTGGGAGTGGCAGGGCGGCATCGCGCCCGTCCCCGAGCGCCGCCCCAACCGCGTCCGGAATGTGGAAGAGGCGCCCGCCTCCCCGTGAGCCCGGGACGTGCTTAAGTTCGGGCAGGCACCCTCCCGCGAGGAGGGTTTCTCCATGAACAATCCCGAACTCGAGCGCCTCATCTCAGAGAATCAGTTCCACCCCAACGTTGAATGGCGCCTCGTTCCTGGAAAGGGACGGGGCGTTTTCGCGCGCCGGTTCCTGCCGAAGGGCACGCTCGTGGAGTGGGCGCCCATCAGCCGCTTCCCCGCGAGCGACCTCAAGCCGGTGGACCACCGCGACTGCCAGGCGCAACACCATGTCTTCACCTGGGGCTCCGAGCCTGGCCGGGAGAAGGCATACGCGTGGGGCATGCTGGCGCTCTACAACCACTCGAAGACGCCCAACGTGGAGCTCATCGACGGGCCGGTGCCGGACACGGGCGCGGCCGTCGCGCTGCGCGACATCCAGCCCGGCGAGGAGCTCTGCCTGGACTACGGCATCACCTGGTTCGAGACGCACTGAAGCGCTGATGTGAGCGGCGAGGCGAACCCCGCCCGCGGCGGTGCTGCCGCGGGCAGCCAGGGATACTTCGCTCCAGGGCATGGCC
This genomic interval carries:
- a CDS encoding nuclear transport factor 2 family protein, with protein sequence MASVSWLLLALGANPVAAPAAAQAPADPKVAVATVLDDWHRAAAVANEARYFAYFTPDAVFMGTDGEERWTVDQFRAWAKPYFTKGQAWSFKSVSRNVFFSKDGQLAWFDESLDTPNLGPARGSGVLVKDASGWKIAQYNLSVPIPNDLMGEVTNRIATYSKAKVATPSAPAQKPAQAPTPPPAKASAKKP
- a CDS encoding SET domain-containing protein, with the translated sequence MNNPELERLISENQFHPNVEWRLVPGKGRGVFARRFLPKGTLVEWAPISRFPASDLKPVDHRDCQAQHHVFTWGSEPGREKAYAWGMLALYNHSKTPNVELIDGPVPDTGAAVALRDIQPGEELCLDYGITWFETH